The nucleotide window CGACTCCGGGCAGCCAGGCTTTGACCTCGAGTTCCTCAAGCAACGGCTCAATCAGCACGATTCCAAAGTGCTTGTCGATGCGGTTGACCTTGCCGCGGACCGGTGAGGCCACGAATCTGAATGCACCTTTGGGGATAGCGGCAAGCCACTGACCACGGTCTACTTCGTCACCTGGGTTGACTCTCAGGTAGGGGCCGAGCTCGTCCGGCTCGACGTCAAGCTCCTTGGCGGCCTGAACTGCGGTGAACTCGCGCGCTGCCTCCGGTCTTTCGCGTACGAACAGGGTTCCTCCGGGCAGGAGTTTCTCAATTCTGCCTGCAACCGGTGACCGGAAGGTCTTGCCGGTCAGGCGGTGCGAAGTGCGGGCGACGACATCGCCGATATCTACATTGTCGCCGATATGCTTGACCAGATACTGTTCGACTCCGGCTGCCGGTACCTCGAGCGCCTCCGCGACGGAAAGAAAGAAGGGCCGCAGGAACTGACGCACGCTGCGCGCCACCAGCGTGTCCGTGCTTACCGCCTGGCCGGGGCTTACGAACACGTGACCGGGAATGGCAAGCTCCCGACGCAGGCGGACGTTGCCTCTCGTCACGGTTGGAGCGGACTCGGGTTCCTCGGCGCGGGCAGGCGGCACGTACCCGACCGGCATCTTCCGGTGCGCGCGGTCGAGTCTCACGATCCCCAGTTTCTGCGCTAGCTCGACCGCAAGCTTCGGGTTGACCTCAGCGAGAACCCCCAGGTGCGGGAACATGAACTCGCTGTCCACGGCCAGTTCCACGTTCGGGGCCGGTGACAAGGAGTCGAGCAGCACCGCCGTGGCCGCGTCACGAGGCGAATGGGAGAGAATTCCGCCACTGCCGATGAGCATGTCGCATTGAGTGTCCGTGAATGGTGTCGCCGGACGCGGCGGGACGCGCGGGCCCTTGAGCAGTTCGTCCAGGTCCTCGCGTACCGGACCGGTCTCGCGCTTCGCGCCGTCACGCAGTTTCAGGTGCTGGCGCACCGCCTCTCTAATAGCCACCACGGCCGAAGCCCATTCCGAGAGCATCTCGTCCGGCGTCCGTGCCAGCCCGGTTGGGTGGATGTGCTTGTTGCCGATGAGATTCCACATTTCGGTGTCGGTCAGGTGCGGATGATAGAGCTGGCGGATTGGGGTAATGCCCGCGAGTTCGGCGACGTTCAGGACACTGTAGCTCAAACCGAGGTTCGCGCTGACCGTGCGGAACACGTCATCGCTGCGGGCAGTGAACACGTCCGTCGTGGCGCCGCCGATGTCC belongs to bacterium and includes:
- a CDS encoding glutamate mutase L, with protein sequence MPRMSFPLDPSEFCITDVGSTTTKALLFCREAGAWRCFRYETPTTVEKPHEDVTVGVLQALRGLERLSGHTLVHDDEPAIPYLTTSSAGGGLAMVVTGLVYSMTAGTAHRAALGAGAIVLEVISMDDGRTPYRKIEDLKRLRPDMVLVAGGFDGDNISTPVFLAELLVEAGLHPKLNPAARMPVIYAGNIHATDHVRQALGDQFMFRAVPNVRPELDCENLEPARTMIHELFMEHVMSQAPGYEKLKQWVAAPIMPTPAAFGSILKLLSIATHHRIMAVDIGGATTDVFTARSDDVFRTVSANLGLSYSVLNVAELAGITPIRQLYHPHLTDTEMWNLIGNKHIHPTGLARTPDEMLSEWASAVVAIREAVRQHLKLRDGAKRETGPVREDLDELLKGPRVPPRPATPFTDTQCDMLIGSGGILSHSPRDAATAVLLDSLSPAPNVELAVDSEFMFPHLGVLAEVNPKLAVELAQKLGIVRLDRAHRKMPVGYVPPARAEEPESAPTVTRGNVRLRRELAIPGHVFVSPGQAVSTDTLVARSVRQFLRPFFLSVAEALEVPAAGVEQYLVKHIGDNVDIGDVVARTSHRLTGKTFRSPVAGRIEKLLPGGTLFVRERPEAAREFTAVQAAKELDVEPDELGPYLRVNPGDEVDRGQWLAAIPKGAFRFVASPVRGKVNRIDKHFGIVLIEPLLEELEVKAWLPGVVQEVSDRGCVLACEGTTISGVWGSGGEVSGELTHSEVAPGKIVVRDFVDAVTLSQVKERKAAGIICAGVNLQEVIEPCPPFTIVVLERFGEQRLPDDIRASLAEHEGELALLDGTTQLRVGVKRPQVILPDTA